A window of Ictidomys tridecemlineatus isolate mIctTri1 chromosome 15, mIctTri1.hap1, whole genome shotgun sequence contains these coding sequences:
- the LOC144371007 gene encoding vomeronasal type-1 receptor 4-like, which translates to MAASDVAVGIIFLSQTVVGALGNSSLLLHYLVLYFTGCRVRHTDLILQHLIVANLLTLLCKGVPHTMASFSLEFSLGDVACKLLFYVHRVSRCVSIGSTCLLSIFQAITISPRDSRWAELKVKAPRYIGSSIFLSYILYMLINIIILMHVTGKWNNTTIIILKDFGYCSSVRHDTITDSLHAALLTFPDALCVGLMLWASSSMMLILHRHKRRMQHVLKYSSPRSSPESRATKTILLLVSTFVSLYTLSCISQLCLAVIDNPNLFLLNMAAILSGCFPAISPLLLISRDSNASRFCFSCI; encoded by the coding sequence ATGGCAGCCAGTGATGTGGCTGTAGGCATCATCTTCTTGTCACAGACTGTGGTTGGAGCTCTGGGcaattcctctcttctcctccattACCTGGTCCTTTACTTCACTGGGTGCAGGGTAAGACACACAGACTTGATTCTTCAGCACTTGATTGTGGCCAACTTGTTAACTCTCCTGTGTAAAGGGGTTCCCCACACAATGGCATCTTTCAGTTTGGAATTTTCTCTTGGTGATGTTGCATGCAAGCTGCTTTTCTATGTTCACAGAGTCAGCAGGTGTGTGTCCATTGGCAGCACCTGCCTCCTGAGTATCTTCCAGGCCATCACCATCAGCCCCAGGGACTCCAGGTGGGCAGAGCTTAAAGTGAAAGCTCCCAGGTACATTGGCTCCTCCATATTCCTGAGCTACATACTATACAtgcttataaatattattattcttatgCATGTAACTGGAAAATGGAACAACACAACCATTATAATCCTAAAGGATTTTGGATACTGTTCTAGTGTTCGTCATGACACAATCACAGACTCACTGCATGCAGCATTGCTAACCTTCCCTGATGCTCTGTGTGTGGGGCTCATGCTCTGGGCCAGCAGCTCCATGATGCTCATCCTGCACAGACACAAGCGGAGAATGCAGCATGTTCTTAAGTACAGCTCCCCCAGGTCCTCTCCTGAGTCCAGAGCCACCAAAACCATCCTCCTTCTGGTGAGCACCTTTGTCTCTTTGTACACACTTTCCTGCATCTCTCAGCTGTGTTTGGCTGTTATTGATAACCCCAACTTGTTCCTGTTGAACATGGCTGCAATACTCTCTGGGTGTTTTCCAGCGATCAGCCCCTTACTGCTCATAAGCAGAGACTCCAATGCATCCAGGTTCTGTTTTTCctgtatataa